In a single window of the Cygnus olor isolate bCygOlo1 chromosome 5, bCygOlo1.pri.v2, whole genome shotgun sequence genome:
- the PSMC3 gene encoding 26S proteasome regulatory subunit 6A, producing MASVWDESEDGVGEEVLKMSTEEIVQRTRLLDSEIKIMKSEVLRVTHELQAMKDKIKENSEKIKVNKTLPYLVSNVIELLDVDPNDQEEDGANIDLDSQRKGKCAVIKTSTRQTYFLPVIGLVDAEKLKPGDLVGVNKDSYLILETLPTEYDSRVKAMEVDERPTEQYSDIGGLDKQIQELVEAIVLPMNHKEKFENLGIQPPKGVLMYGPPGTGKTLLARACAAQTKATFLKLAGPQLVQMFIGDGAKLVRDAFALAKEKAPSIIFIDELDAIGTKRFDSEKAGDREVQRTMLELLNQLDGFQPNTQVKVIAATNRVDILDPALLRSGRLDRKIEFPMPNEEARARIMQIHSRKMNVSPDVNYEELARCTDDFNGAQCKAVCVEAGMIALRRGATELTHEDYMEGILEVQAKKKANLQYYA from the exons ATCATGAAGAGTGAAGTGCTCAGAGTGACCCATGAGCTTCAGGCCATGAAAGATAAGATCAAAGAGAACAGTGAGAAGATCAAAGTGAACAAAACCCTGCCGTACCTTGTCTCTAATGTTATTGAG CTACTGGATGTTGACCCCAACGACCAGGAGGAGGACGGAGCAAACATTGACCTGGACTCCCAGAGAAAGGGCAAGTGTGCTGTCATCAAGACCTCTACGCGCCAG ACATATTTCCTGCCTGTTATTGGCTTGGTCGATGCTGAGAAGTTGAAGCCTGGAGACCTAGTG GGTGTGAACAAGGACTCGTACTTGATCTTGGAGACTCTACCCACTGAGTATGATTCCCGGGTAAAAGCCATGGAGGTGGATGAGAGGCCCACAGAGCAGTACAGTGACATCGGGGGACTTGATAAACAAATCCAAGAG cttGTGGAGGCCATTGTCCTGCCAATGAATCATAAGGAGAAATTTGAAAACTTGGGTATCCAGCCTCCCAAAGGTGTCCTTATGTACGGGCCTCCAGGAACCGGGAAGACACTTTTAGCTCGAGCGTGTGCTGCCCAGACCAAG GCTACGTTCCTGAAACTTGCTGGTCCGCAGCTTGTGCAGATGTTCATTGGTGACGGAGCTAAGCTGGTACGAGATGCTTTTGCTCTAGCCAAGGAAAAGGCTCCTTCCATCATCTTTATTGACGAACTGGATGCCATTGGAACTAAAAG GTTTGACAGTGAGAAGGCTGGTGATAGGGAGGTACAGAGGACCATGCTGGAGCTGCTCAATCAACTTGATGGTTTCCAGCCTAACACACAAGTCAAG GTGATTGCTGCAACCAACCGAGTTGATATCTTGGACCCAGCTTTGCTCCGCTCTGGACGATTAGATCGCAAGATAGAGTTCCCGATGCCTAATGAGGAGGCCAGAGCCAGAATTATGCAGATCCATTCACGCAAAATGAACGTCAG CCCTGACGTGAACTATGAGGAACTGGCACGCTGCACAGACGATTTCAATGGAGCCCAGTGCAAGGCTGTGTGCGTTGAAGCG GGGATGATTGCCCTCCGCCGTGGAGCTACAGAGCTCACCCACGAGGACTACATGGAAGGAATTCTAGAGgttcaagcaaagaaaaaagccaaTCTGCAGTACTATGCCTGA